One Myxococcota bacterium DNA segment encodes these proteins:
- a CDS encoding sodium-translocating pyrophosphatase — protein sequence MMNTYALILACGALAVIYGLWMVRTVLAAPAGNEAMQKIALAIQEGAKAYLNRQYRMIAMIGVVIFVALTALLGVYVGVGFLIGAILSGVAGYVGMNISVKANVRTAEAARRGLQPALDIAFRAGAITGLLVVALGILGITGYYLSLRSLELPTRDIMEALVGLGFGASLISIFARLGGGIFTKGADVGADMVGKIEAGIPEDDPRNPAVIADNVGDNVGDCAGMAADLFETYVVTLVGTMLLAGIYFSGSDLELLMTLPMLIGGVCVLASIVGTFFVKLGKSNDIMKALYKGFMVTAVLSAIAIAVICNYWVGLDTVFVGTQMTFNGLNLFYCCLTGLVVTGLLMRITEYYTMTNYRPVQSIAKSSMTGHGTNIIQGIAVSMEATALPAIVISAGILLSYQNAGLFGISVAATTMLALAGMIVALDAYGPVTDNAGGIAEMSNMPPEVRKTTDILDAVGNTTKAVTKGYAIGSAGFASLVLFAAFIEDAKHYFPQYTLVFSLEDAYVVIGLFLGGLLPYLFGAMSMMAVGRAAQSVVIEVRRQFKEIPGIMEGTGRPDYGRAVDILTKKAISEMVLPSLLPVGAPILVYMAMWASVGQREALITLGSMLLGLVVTGLFVGLSMTSGGGAWDNAKKHIEDGFFGGKGSEAHKAAITGDTVGDPYKDTAGPAINPMIKIANIVALLLLAILAKFGA from the coding sequence GTTGTGATATTCGTTGCTCTGACTGCCCTGCTTGGCGTTTATGTCGGCGTCGGCTTTTTAATTGGAGCCATCCTGTCTGGCGTGGCCGGTTATGTGGGCATGAATATTTCGGTTAAAGCCAACGTTCGAACAGCAGAAGCTGCTCGCAGAGGCCTTCAACCCGCGCTTGATATCGCTTTTCGTGCAGGTGCGATTACCGGTCTATTGGTTGTTGCTTTAGGAATTTTGGGCATCACCGGTTACTATCTAAGCCTGCGCTCATTAGAATTGCCTACGCGCGACATTATGGAAGCGTTGGTTGGCCTTGGCTTCGGCGCTTCGTTAATTTCGATTTTTGCTCGTTTGGGCGGCGGTATCTTCACCAAAGGCGCAGATGTTGGCGCTGATATGGTTGGCAAAATTGAAGCTGGAATTCCAGAAGACGACCCACGAAATCCAGCGGTAATTGCTGACAACGTCGGTGATAACGTTGGCGATTGCGCTGGTATGGCTGCAGATTTATTTGAAACTTATGTGGTGACCCTGGTTGGTACCATGCTTTTGGCCGGTATTTATTTCAGCGGCAGCGACTTAGAACTGCTGATGACTCTGCCAATGCTCATTGGTGGCGTTTGCGTTCTCGCTTCCATTGTTGGAACTTTCTTTGTAAAACTTGGCAAATCCAATGACATCATGAAAGCTTTGTATAAAGGTTTTATGGTTACTGCTGTTTTGTCTGCAATCGCGATTGCCGTTATCTGCAACTATTGGGTTGGCCTTGATACCGTGTTTGTCGGCACACAAATGACTTTCAATGGCCTGAACTTGTTCTATTGCTGCTTAACAGGTCTTGTGGTTACCGGCCTATTAATGCGCATTACTGAATATTACACCATGACCAACTACCGGCCAGTGCAAAGTATTGCTAAGTCCTCAATGACAGGTCACGGAACTAATATTATTCAGGGTATCGCTGTTTCGATGGAAGCAACTGCTTTGCCTGCGATTGTGATTAGTGCGGGGATTTTGCTTTCTTATCAAAACGCCGGACTATTCGGTATTAGCGTTGCAGCAACCACCATGCTTGCCTTGGCCGGGATGATTGTTGCGCTGGATGCTTACGGTCCAGTGACAGACAATGCTGGTGGTATTGCAGAAATGTCCAACATGCCTCCTGAAGTCCGTAAAACGACTGATATTTTGGATGCCGTTGGCAATACAACCAAAGCGGTAACCAAGGGTTACGCGATCGGTTCAGCTGGGTTTGCATCGCTCGTTTTGTTTGCAGCTTTTATTGAAGACGCTAAGCACTACTTCCCTCAGTATACGTTGGTGTTTTCTTTGGAAGATGCCTATGTGGTGATCGGCTTGTTCTTGGGTGGTCTATTGCCTTATTTGTTTGGTGCCATGAGCATGATGGCCGTTGGCAGAGCAGCTCAATCCGTTGTGATTGAAGTTCGGCGTCAATTCAAAGAAATTCCAGGTATCATGGAAGGCACAGGACGGCCTGATTATGGCAGAGCGGTTGATATTTTAACCAAAAAGGCCATCTCTGAAATGGTCTTGCCAAGTTTGCTGCCTGTGGGTGCACCTATCTTGGTTTACATGGCTATGTGGGCCAGCGTTGGTCAGAGAGAAGCATTGATTACTCTTGGCTCCATGCTCCTTGGCCTTGTTGTTACCGGCTTATTTGTAGGCTTATCCATGACTTCAGGCGGCGGCGCTTGGGACAATGCTAAAAAACATATCGAAGATGGTTTCTTTGGCGGCAAAGGCTCGGAAGCTCATAAAGCTGCTATCACTGGCGACACTGTGGGTGATCCGTACAAAGATACCGCTGGTCCAGCCATCAACCCGATGATTAAGATCGCGAATATCGTTGCGCTGCTTCTTTTGGCCATATTAGCTAAATTTGGCGCTTAA
- a CDS encoding MFS transporter, with protein MSFSRTYFAWGIAALFYCFQYVLRVLPANIEPELRSEFGLTAHEFGAVGSFTIYAYALMQIPVGILVDRLGLKKVLLSSVAICVLGAFAMAFATDLAGILASRVLIGIGSASAFMSALKIAADYLPLGRRGLLMGATLTLGVMGAILTGSYLVHLIALSGWRSLTMTLGFLGIALFVLTFIGVNLKSTNKTSAAFRWSDLVSILKNRPVMTYAILAIGVYTPLSVLADLWGPAFLMQKYELTQAEASFNTTLLFAGLGIGSLILPALCEKWNCLDFAIQFCSFAILILFGLLLFGPVMPQIILRTGLILIGICCGAEMMCFTGAVQFTTASNSGLTLGVVNTLNMLGGALLQHSIGYLLDWQWQGLVDPKGIRLYDTEQFVVALSLLLSVIALCCLLSLSLKRRVFNGR; from the coding sequence ATGAGCTTTTCGCGTACTTATTTTGCTTGGGGCATCGCCGCGCTGTTCTACTGTTTTCAGTATGTCCTGCGCGTTTTGCCCGCAAATATAGAACCCGAACTACGCTCCGAATTTGGGCTGACCGCACATGAATTTGGTGCGGTTGGCTCTTTTACGATTTACGCTTACGCGCTGATGCAAATTCCGGTGGGCATCCTGGTTGACCGGCTAGGTCTTAAAAAAGTTTTGCTCTCATCGGTCGCAATATGCGTTTTAGGTGCGTTTGCGATGGCTTTCGCGACTGACCTTGCTGGCATCCTTGCCTCTCGGGTATTGATTGGCATCGGCTCGGCCAGTGCTTTCATGTCGGCACTCAAAATAGCAGCGGATTATTTACCCTTAGGAAGGCGCGGCCTGCTGATGGGCGCGACTTTGACCCTAGGCGTGATGGGTGCCATTTTGACAGGCTCTTACTTAGTGCATTTGATTGCATTGAGTGGATGGCGTTCTTTGACGATGACGCTTGGATTTTTAGGCATTGCCCTGTTTGTGCTAACGTTCATAGGCGTTAATCTCAAATCGACGAACAAAACATCGGCCGCATTCAGATGGAGCGATTTGGTTTCTATCCTGAAAAATCGGCCGGTCATGACTTATGCGATCTTGGCCATAGGTGTTTATACGCCGCTTTCCGTATTGGCAGATCTATGGGGGCCGGCGTTTCTGATGCAAAAATACGAGCTCACTCAGGCAGAGGCTTCTTTTAACACGACGCTTTTGTTTGCGGGCCTCGGCATTGGTAGTTTGATTCTTCCGGCGTTATGCGAAAAATGGAACTGCTTAGATTTCGCCATCCAGTTTTGTAGTTTTGCCATTCTTATTTTGTTTGGCTTATTGCTTTTTGGGCCGGTGATGCCACAGATTATTTTGCGCACCGGGCTGATTTTAATTGGTATTTGTTGCGGTGCGGAGATGATGTGTTTCACTGGCGCAGTGCAATTTACGACAGCGAGCAACTCAGGCCTCACCCTTGGTGTGGTGAATACCCTGAACATGCTAGGCGGCGCCTTGCTGCAACACTCGATCGGCTATTTGCTTGACTGGCAATGGCAAGGTCTCGTTGACCCTAAGGGTATTCGCTTGTATGATACCGAACAATTTGTGGTTGCGTTATCGTTGCTCTTGTCAGTTATCGCACTGTGTTGCTTGCTGTCATTGAGCCTAAAGAGGAGAGTGTTCAATGGCCGATAA
- a CDS encoding dihydrolipoamide acetyltransferase family protein: MADKIIMPQLGESIAEGTIVKWLKAPGDAVKKDENVLLISTDKVEAEIPSPSAGVLLDIAVGPGETVAVGTVLGTVGAAGESTSKAAPATKEVPKDEVPGSKPQPAVAAAPQPDAPVKAPVAEVTTDIESDRFLSPLVKKIASENQLSPEALDQIPGTGRDGRLTKNDLLSFISTGAQTTPPVAAPKAAPAQMGPGTTTKPVSTMRRVIMENMVASKRTSAHVTTFFEVDYTQIDKVRAAHKDRFKSEEGVALTYTTFLSAALCEVLKRHPYINAEIKGDQILFKKEVHLGIAVAIEQPEPGLMVPVIRNADQMNLRGLARAIADMAARVRTKKIKPDELSGGSFTLTNPGNYGAVIGTPIINQPQVAILGVGQIKKQAVVIEHEGSDMIAIRNRGWLSLSFDHRLIDGATADVFMADLKKTLETWSANP; the protein is encoded by the coding sequence ATGGCCGATAAGATCATCATGCCGCAGCTGGGCGAATCGATTGCAGAAGGAACCATCGTTAAATGGCTAAAAGCGCCAGGCGATGCCGTCAAAAAAGACGAAAACGTTCTGTTAATCTCCACCGATAAAGTGGAAGCAGAGATTCCATCGCCATCCGCTGGCGTGCTATTGGACATCGCAGTCGGTCCAGGCGAAACCGTTGCGGTCGGAACAGTCTTAGGTACAGTTGGAGCAGCCGGCGAATCCACTTCGAAAGCTGCACCCGCGACAAAAGAAGTACCTAAAGACGAGGTGCCTGGCAGCAAACCTCAACCGGCGGTGGCGGCTGCACCCCAACCTGACGCGCCTGTAAAAGCGCCCGTTGCCGAAGTGACCACAGATATCGAGTCAGACCGGTTTCTATCACCCCTGGTAAAAAAGATAGCTTCCGAAAATCAGCTATCGCCCGAGGCTTTGGACCAAATCCCCGGCACTGGCCGCGACGGACGTTTAACCAAGAACGACCTTCTCAGTTTCATATCAACTGGCGCCCAAACAACGCCTCCGGTTGCAGCGCCGAAAGCTGCCCCAGCACAAATGGGCCCTGGCACAACGACCAAACCAGTTTCAACCATGAGGCGTGTCATCATGGAAAACATGGTCGCGTCTAAGCGCACCAGTGCCCACGTCACCACTTTCTTCGAAGTCGACTATACGCAAATCGATAAAGTCAGAGCCGCTCATAAAGATCGTTTCAAAAGCGAAGAAGGCGTTGCACTAACTTATACGACCTTCCTATCGGCCGCCCTCTGCGAAGTCTTAAAACGCCATCCGTATATCAACGCTGAAATTAAAGGCGACCAAATTCTGTTTAAGAAAGAGGTTCACCTGGGCATTGCTGTGGCGATTGAACAGCCTGAGCCAGGCCTTATGGTACCGGTTATTCGCAATGCTGACCAAATGAACCTCAGAGGTCTTGCACGCGCAATCGCCGATATGGCTGCTCGCGTTCGAACCAAGAAGATTAAGCCAGATGAACTCTCTGGGGGATCGTTTACGCTGACCAACCCCGGCAACTACGGTGCGGTTATCGGAACGCCAATCATCAATCAACCTCAAGTTGCTATTTTAGGCGTCGGCCAGATTAAGAAACAAGCCGTTGTAATTGAACACGAAGGCTCAGACATGATTGCCATCCGCAATCGTGGTTGGCTATCTCTGTCTTTTGATCACCGCCTCATCGATGGCGCCACTGCCGATGTATTTATGGCCGATTTGAAAAAAACGTTGGAGACATGGTCAGCGAACCCTTAG
- the lipA gene encoding lipoyl synthase encodes MVSEPLVTIQRPDWLRVKAPTGENYQRLQALIRTKRLNTVCSSASCPNMGECWELGTATFMILGRICTRACRFCDVDSYSRPGPVDLEEPKRLAEAIEAMDLKHAVLTSVTRDDLSDGGAGHFVRCLEEIRKRMPSITLEVLVPDFKGVKADVDTVLAAQPEVFNHNLETVEELTPRIRSGAKYRRSLEVLQYAKSKAPHIKTKSGLMLGLGETNEQIKQSLKDLREHQVDMITMGQYLRPSSFHHEVMRYATPEEFGELGAYARSLGFWRVESGPLVRSSYHARLD; translated from the coding sequence ATGGTCAGCGAACCCTTAGTCACCATTCAAAGACCCGATTGGTTACGGGTTAAAGCTCCAACCGGTGAGAATTATCAACGCCTACAAGCTTTAATCCGCACCAAGCGTCTCAATACCGTTTGTTCCTCAGCATCTTGCCCCAACATGGGTGAATGCTGGGAGCTCGGCACAGCAACCTTTATGATCTTAGGTCGGATCTGCACGCGTGCTTGCAGATTTTGCGACGTGGATTCCTATTCTCGCCCTGGCCCTGTTGACTTGGAAGAACCTAAGCGTCTGGCGGAAGCTATTGAAGCCATGGATTTAAAACACGCCGTCTTAACATCGGTCACCCGAGACGATTTGTCTGATGGCGGTGCCGGGCACTTTGTTCGCTGCCTGGAAGAAATCCGAAAACGAATGCCGAGCATTACGCTGGAAGTATTGGTACCCGATTTCAAAGGCGTCAAAGCAGATGTCGACACGGTTTTAGCAGCCCAGCCGGAAGTGTTTAATCACAATCTGGAAACGGTCGAAGAACTAACTCCACGCATTCGCTCTGGCGCAAAATACCGCCGTTCTTTGGAAGTTTTGCAATACGCGAAATCCAAAGCGCCACATATTAAGACTAAAAGCGGCCTCATGCTTGGCCTTGGCGAGACAAATGAGCAGATTAAGCAAAGCTTAAAAGATTTGCGTGAACATCAAGTAGACATGATTACTATGGGCCAATACTTACGCCCTAGCAGCTTTCACCATGAAGTAATGCGCTACGCCACTCCAGAAGAATTCGGCGAGCTAGGCGCCTACGCTCGCAGCCTAGGCTTTTGGCGAGTAGAAAGCGGCCCTCTCGTCCGCTCCAGCTACCACGCCCGCTTGGATTAA
- the lspA gene encoding signal peptidase II translates to MQASLRNRILLLVGIAFFCIASDQATKVWAQRNLAYEFSPGQFYPFKEITVIPKVFNLIYKENPAAAFSITSSIPDWIRKPLLTTVSIVASLFFLVWYFRLKNPDRLILVSFSLIMGGAIGNLIDRMRLGYVIDFLDVHAAFLGYAGSHWPTFNIADSAIVVGAIGIFAHSFYSKKA, encoded by the coding sequence ATGCAAGCAAGTTTAAGAAATCGAATTTTACTTTTGGTAGGCATTGCTTTCTTTTGTATTGCCTCGGATCAGGCAACCAAGGTCTGGGCGCAACGGAATCTTGCCTATGAATTCTCGCCGGGGCAATTTTATCCCTTTAAAGAAATCACGGTTATCCCAAAGGTTTTTAATTTAATTTATAAAGAAAATCCGGCAGCGGCATTTAGTATTACCAGCTCGATTCCTGACTGGATTCGAAAGCCGCTTTTGACAACGGTGAGTATTGTTGCATCGTTGTTCTTCTTGGTTTGGTATTTCAGGTTAAAAAACCCGGACCGTTTAATTTTGGTGTCTTTTTCGCTTATTATGGGCGGTGCCATTGGAAATCTGATTGACCGAATGCGTCTTGGGTATGTGATTGACTTCTTGGATGTGCACGCCGCTTTCCTGGGCTATGCAGGGTCACACTGGCCAACGTTTAACATTGCCGATTCGGCGATTGTTGTTGGTGCCATCGGCATATTTGCGCATTCGTTTTATTCTAAAAAGGCTTAA
- a CDS encoding biotin--[acetyl-CoA-carboxylase] ligase, translating into MFARKHLAECDSTNAVALTWADNGAPHKSLVTCDSQTHGKGRGGRIWSHYLGGLACSFILRPKIEIHQVSQITLVTAAALLQAFESLHLNALVKWPNDLLLPDSRKFAGILTEAHSTANIIDVVIVGIGLNVQRLVGSPPEYGFLSDIGYMGNKSDLLESILDSLEFHFDHLDRAGHFSFCLNYLKGRSATLGKAVAGGIALDFNSDGSLLVQDAQGKVSTLY; encoded by the coding sequence ATGTTTGCTCGAAAACACTTGGCCGAATGCGACTCGACCAATGCCGTTGCACTAACATGGGCCGATAATGGGGCGCCACATAAAAGCCTGGTGACATGCGACAGTCAAACACATGGCAAAGGCCGTGGCGGTCGTATCTGGTCACACTACCTAGGCGGGCTCGCCTGCTCTTTTATTCTGCGGCCAAAAATTGAAATCCATCAGGTTTCTCAAATCACCTTGGTGACCGCCGCCGCTTTGTTGCAAGCCTTTGAATCATTGCATTTGAACGCCTTAGTCAAATGGCCGAACGATTTATTACTACCGGACAGCCGCAAATTCGCAGGGATTCTCACCGAGGCACATAGCACAGCCAATATTATCGACGTGGTTATCGTAGGCATCGGGCTGAACGTTCAACGGCTCGTTGGTTCGCCGCCAGAGTATGGTTTTTTGTCTGATATCGGTTACATGGGCAATAAGTCGGACTTGCTAGAGTCCATTTTGGATTCACTGGAGTTTCATTTCGACCATTTGGATAGGGCTGGGCATTTCAGCTTTTGCTTGAATTATTTAAAAGGCCGCTCAGCCACTTTAGGCAAGGCCGTAGCCGGCGGAATTGCTTTAGATTTCAATTCAGACGGATCGCTTCTGGTGCAAGACGCACAAGGCAAAGTGTCTACTTTATATTAA
- a CDS encoding thioredoxin family protein, with product MALSSHDLPLGTPCPSFTLSSVDGKTYSLADFSGKKALLVAFICKHCPYVKAIEDELLGLADIDGLQVVAICSNDAEKYPDDSPASLLQHWRHKNYRFPYLIDATQEVAKSFDAVCTPDLFLFDAERKLYYHGWFKDLESAIKGLLNDQPPPANQQHSIGCSIKWL from the coding sequence ATGGCGCTTTCATCTCACGATTTACCCCTGGGCACACCTTGTCCGTCTTTTACGCTGTCATCGGTGGATGGCAAGACTTATTCCCTGGCTGACTTTTCGGGGAAGAAGGCTCTACTCGTGGCTTTTATTTGTAAGCATTGCCCTTATGTGAAGGCGATTGAAGATGAGCTTTTGGGGTTGGCTGATATTGATGGTTTGCAAGTGGTTGCTATCTGTTCCAATGACGCGGAAAAATACCCAGATGATTCGCCAGCGTCGCTGCTGCAGCATTGGCGCCACAAAAATTATCGGTTTCCTTATTTAATAGATGCCACTCAGGAAGTCGCAAAATCATTCGATGCGGTATGTACGCCCGACTTGTTCTTGTTTGATGCAGAAAGAAAGCTTTATTATCATGGTTGGTTTAAAGACTTGGAATCAGCCATAAAAGGCTTGTTGAACGACCAACCGCCCCCTGCGAATCAACAGCATTCCATAGGCTGCTCAATCAAGTGGCTTTAA
- the glpX gene encoding class II fructose-bisphosphatase, whose translation MDRNLALEVIRVTEAAALSAARLMGRGEKDAADQAAVSAMRSAFESIWIRGTVVIGEGERDEAPMLFIGEKVGKGDLADPEVDIAVDPLEGTNLCAYGRPNAISVIAMAEKGKLLHAPDTYMSKIAVGPAARGVVNLDKSPTDNLKAIADAKGVYVEDLTAVILERDRHNDLIAEVRKAGARVHLISDGDVSAAIATCLPDSGIDVLFGTGGAPEGVLAAAALRCVGGDMQARLVPRNQLEEERCLKMGIKDINQKWHLEELAKGDVMFAATGVTSGDMLKGVRYFKGGAKTHSLVMRSATGTIRFIETEHHFDRKPQFGF comes from the coding sequence ATGGATCGCAACCTCGCACTTGAAGTGATTCGCGTGACCGAAGCCGCAGCATTATCAGCCGCTCGCTTAATGGGTCGCGGCGAAAAAGATGCTGCGGACCAAGCAGCGGTCAGCGCTATGCGCAGCGCGTTTGAAAGCATTTGGATTCGGGGCACCGTGGTTATCGGTGAGGGCGAACGCGACGAAGCGCCCATGCTTTTTATTGGCGAAAAAGTTGGCAAGGGCGATTTGGCGGATCCGGAAGTCGATATCGCGGTAGATCCGCTCGAAGGAACTAACCTTTGTGCCTATGGCAGACCAAACGCAATTTCCGTAATTGCCATGGCAGAAAAAGGCAAACTGCTCCACGCACCTGATACTTACATGTCCAAAATCGCTGTCGGACCAGCCGCTAGAGGCGTTGTTAACCTGGACAAATCTCCAACCGACAACTTGAAGGCCATTGCGGATGCCAAAGGCGTTTATGTCGAAGATTTAACCGCCGTTATCTTAGAGCGAGACAGACATAACGATTTGATTGCTGAAGTTAGGAAGGCCGGCGCGCGGGTTCACTTGATTTCCGACGGAGATGTTAGCGCGGCCATTGCCACGTGTTTGCCCGATTCAGGCATCGATGTTCTATTCGGCACCGGGGGCGCACCTGAAGGTGTTTTAGCTGCGGCAGCCTTAAGATGCGTTGGCGGCGATATGCAAGCACGCCTGGTTCCCAGAAATCAGCTTGAAGAAGAACGGTGCCTAAAAATGGGGATTAAAGATATTAACCAAAAATGGCATTTGGAAGAGCTGGCAAAAGGAGACGTCATGTTTGCAGCCACCGGTGTTACTTCCGGAGATATGCTCAAAGGCGTACGCTATTTTAAAGGCGGCGCTAAAACTCATTCATTGGTGATGCGAAGCGCCACCGGCACTATTAGGTTTATTGAAACAGAACATCATTTTGACAGGAAACCTCAGTTTGGCTTTTAA
- a CDS encoding RsmB/NOP family class I SAM-dependent RNA methyltransferase, with translation MAFNRTQIAIQDILTRHKSTGEPVDRLIREIARGRGLGSRERREVADEVFSGLRQKPWPEWFNKRLQKEYGTNYPALEHSLRQRAKPVLAVDIRQSTAQAIGQKLQALAVPFTPSKLSSRALILETDSVDLKDLPGCWWMDDGSQYIAEQIKGTPEDRILDLCAGAGGKTRILLATGAKVTMADNNDKRLAHIDGVQRVVADGRTFKSNSQFDWILIDAPCSGTGTLRHAPDLFGRLKEEDLKQYVKLQNELVANAKTLLSETGKLIYATCSLLEEENHRSFEELELVSSRQLLPSVEGCDGFYIAVFTKQPERYNQSAPSK, from the coding sequence TTGGCTTTTAATCGTACTCAAATTGCAATCCAAGATATTTTAACACGGCACAAGTCTACGGGTGAGCCCGTCGATCGGCTAATCCGAGAAATCGCTCGCGGCAGAGGGCTTGGCTCTAGAGAGCGCCGGGAAGTTGCCGACGAAGTATTCTCAGGCCTCAGGCAAAAACCCTGGCCTGAATGGTTTAATAAACGTCTACAAAAAGAATACGGCACCAACTACCCTGCCCTCGAGCACTCTCTTAGGCAACGCGCAAAGCCAGTCTTAGCAGTCGATATTCGGCAGAGTACTGCCCAGGCGATCGGTCAAAAATTGCAGGCCTTGGCGGTACCCTTCACGCCTTCGAAATTGTCATCTCGCGCTTTGATTTTAGAGACAGACTCTGTCGATTTGAAAGACTTGCCCGGCTGTTGGTGGATGGATGACGGCAGCCAATACATCGCAGAGCAAATCAAAGGAACACCGGAGGACCGGATATTAGATCTCTGCGCAGGCGCAGGCGGTAAAACGCGCATTTTGCTAGCTACGGGTGCAAAAGTCACCATGGCGGACAATAACGATAAACGCCTGGCTCATATTGATGGCGTTCAACGCGTCGTTGCGGACGGTCGCACATTTAAATCCAACTCCCAGTTCGATTGGATTCTAATTGATGCGCCATGCTCAGGTACCGGCACTCTCAGGCATGCTCCAGATCTATTCGGACGGTTAAAAGAAGAAGACCTGAAGCAATATGTTAAGCTGCAAAACGAGCTTGTCGCCAATGCAAAAACCCTCCTCAGCGAAACAGGCAAACTGATTTATGCCACCTGCTCTTTACTGGAAGAGGAAAACCATCGAAGCTTCGAGGAACTTGAACTTGTCAGCAGCAGGCAACTTTTACCCTCTGTAGAGGGATGTGACGGTTTTTACATTGCCGTATTTACAAAGCAACCGGAACGATACAACCAATCGGCGCCGTCGAAGTGA
- a CDS encoding aminodeoxychorismate/anthranilate synthase component II has translation MPVLMIENHDSFSYNIVDYLKRISPSVEVRSHLETPELTGITHLILGPGPGSPKTSGLLMQWLDAAVKAEIPTLGICLGHQAIGEYFGANLMRASRAIHGEAHAITHCGDRLFKGLANPTRAARYHSLILANLGPSLRIDAWTGDGEIMAISHVQLPMLGVQFHPESFLSEQGLELLNNFYQLYA, from the coding sequence ATGCCTGTTTTAATGATCGAAAATCACGACTCTTTTAGTTACAATATTGTTGACTACCTAAAGCGTATCAGCCCGTCCGTTGAGGTTCGCAGCCACCTAGAAACACCTGAACTTACAGGGATAACGCATTTGATATTGGGCCCCGGGCCTGGATCGCCAAAGACTTCAGGTCTCTTAATGCAATGGCTTGATGCTGCCGTTAAAGCAGAAATTCCGACCCTAGGGATCTGCTTAGGCCACCAAGCCATTGGCGAATATTTCGGCGCAAACTTGATGAGAGCCTCTAGGGCCATTCACGGGGAGGCACATGCTATCACGCATTGCGGCGACAGATTATTTAAAGGCCTCGCAAATCCAACGAGAGCTGCACGTTATCACTCACTTATCTTAGCCAATTTAGGCCCAAGTCTTCGCATTGATGCCTGGACTGGTGACGGCGAAATTATGGCTATTTCTCATGTCCAACTGCCGATGTTAGGCGTGCAGTTTCATCCGGAAAGCTTTTTAAGCGAACAAGGGCTGGAGCTGTTAAATAACTTTTACCAACTCTATGCTTGA
- a CDS encoding aminotransferase class IV yields MLEVFTTIMVLKDGPLFWKAHLGRLWQHAVLADIKYQSFEFPIGECLKLIKLSHKPFLLRISLNQDGYTLGTRACEEAQTKPVKVFISDQIVISNIKTNQRAVYDEALRQAQQHHAFEGLLLNQSGYVVDGSKSSLILRRKKTLISLAGGLCGITRQMILQKAKLEGFEIAEDYLRPKDLKGELYLAGTGVGLVRCVCI; encoded by the coding sequence ATGCTTGAAGTTTTTACAACCATCATGGTGCTCAAAGACGGTCCTTTATTTTGGAAGGCCCATCTAGGGCGGTTGTGGCAACATGCTGTCCTCGCCGATATTAAATACCAAAGCTTCGAGTTTCCAATCGGCGAGTGCCTTAAACTAATAAAGCTAAGCCATAAGCCGTTTTTACTTCGTATCAGCCTAAATCAAGATGGTTACACGCTTGGCACGAGAGCTTGCGAAGAGGCCCAAACGAAGCCAGTGAAAGTCTTCATTTCAGATCAAATTGTGATATCAAATATTAAAACCAATCAAAGGGCCGTTTACGACGAAGCTCTCCGTCAAGCACAACAGCATCATGCATTCGAAGGTCTCCTGTTAAACCAAAGTGGTTATGTGGTCGATGGCAGCAAAAGTAGCCTCATCCTACGTCGGAAAAAAACATTAATAAGCCTGGCAGGCGGCCTTTGCGGAATTACTCGCCAAATGATTTTGCAAAAAGCAAAGCTAGAGGGCTTTGAAATTGCAGAGGATTACCTAAGGCCTAAAGACCTAAAAGGTGAACTGTACTTGGCGGGCACCGGTGTAGGCTTAGTGAGATGCGTTTGTATTTGA